CTGGGCTCCTTCGTTCGCAGTGCTATCAGTGCCCCGAACTCCAGAAACAACGCCATCGAATACAGCAGCACATCGGCCACCACCAGGTGCGCAAACGAGAGGAGCGCAAAAGCCGAATAGCAGACAGCTGAAACCAGAATCGCGTTGCGCGGAGTACCCCGCGAATCGGAATGCGAGAGCATCGCGGGCAGCATTCCGTCACGCGCCATCGCGAATGGAATTCGTGAGTATGCGAGCAGCAGCGCGTTGAAGAGCGACATCGCGCTCAACATCCCGGCGATCGCGAGACAGATCGCAAGCGGTTCGCCGAACACGCCCGCCGACATCCGCGCAATGTCGGGCCACCCGCCTTCGCGCCACTGGGTCCAGTCGCTCGCCCCGAGGGCTGCGGTAAGCGGAACAAGGTAGGCGAGCATAACCAGTGGCAGGGTAATCGCGAGAGCTTTTGGATAGCTGCGCGACGCATCCTTCACCTCACCCTGCAGCGTGGATGCGTTATCCCACCCGATGTAATTCCACAAGGCGATCGACAATCCGACGCCTATCCCGCCAAGTCCGCCGACGCCCGCACTGCTGAACGGCTCCCACGGAACGTGAGTCATTCGTGGAACCGCGGCGATCGCCAGCGCGAGAAAAGTGAGCAGTACGAACAAGCCGGTCACTACCGACACCGAACCGACTTTCCCCGCACCACGTAGATTGATCGCGGTCGCCGTCCAGATCACTGCCAGCGATATGACCCACTGAACCGTTGCGTCGATGCCGGGAACAAGGAAGGCGAGATACTGATTGAACAGCACCGGATAGATCGCCATATCCACCAGTGAATACATCCAGGTCCACCACCCATTCTGAAACGCCCAGAAGGGCCCGAATGCACGATACACCCATCTGTAGTAACCACCCTCCTCCGGAAGCATGCTCGCAAGCTCTCCGACGATCAGCGTCTCGGGCAGCGACCACAGCAGCGGAATGAGAATGAGAATCAGCAGCCCGAGCCCGGGTCCGGCACTGACGATCAGCGATTCGGTGGTGAACGCACCGCCCGATACGTTGAAAAACATCACGAATACCAGTGTCAATGTCGTCAGCGACCGGCGCAGCGGAATCGTCATATGCGGTCGGAAGGTATGAACCGGGCTCTTCCCTGCAACCATGTCACGCATGCCCTTGAATCCTGAGTCCCGCAAATGGCATCCTGCCCAGCTGAGAATGCGGTGGGATCCGCTCTTTCAGCTTCTTCGCCGCACGGTGGTCCGCGCCGGAAGCACCATCGGTGGGCTCGGTGTGTTTCTGGTGGCGGGTATCATCATTGCCGCGATTGGGACGATACTCTTCGGCAAACTCGCTCAGACCGTCATGGAGGGGAGCACTCAGGCCTTCGACGAGGCATTACTCCGGTGGCTGGGTCGCCAGCACACGCCACTGATGGACTCCCTGATGCTCGAGGTCACGGCACTCGGCACAGGCATAGTGGTGATGACGATTGTCGGCATTGCCGCGCTCTTTCTCTCTCTCACCCGTCACAGGTATTCGGCGCTGCTTCTACTGGTGGCGACCGCCGGGGGACTTTTCCTGAATACCGCGCTGAAGTTTTTCTTCGAACGGCCGAGGCCGCAGGTCTTCGAGTGGGGCACGCACGCGGCAACCTCATCTTTCCCCTCGGGCCACGCGATGAGTGCAGCAATCGTCTACAGCACTGTCGCGTATCTTGCCGCGCGCCTGCACAAACGAGTCTGGGCACGCTGGATCACGTTGATGATCGCCGCAGTCATCATCATTCTCATCTGTGCCAGCCGGATGTACCTCGGAGTGCATTATCCGTCGGACGTGCTGGCCGGAGCAACGATCGGACTGGCGTGGGCGGGATTCTGCATGGCGACGCTCGAGGCGATTCAGCGGTATTCACAGCGGGGTGCTCCCGAGATCCAGGCGGATGAGCAACCAGCACCCGAGCCTGGCGCACTAACCGAAAAGGCGTAGGAACCTCAGCCCAGCCGTCTTAGCCGGAATGCAAGGCCGTTCCACATCATGAATGGTCGTTCGCCCCCGCATATGACGCTGAAACCATTTTCCGAAGCAAGACGGTTCACATCAGACCTGTCGGCGTCATCGAGCCCGCGATACGAAAAGTTGAGGATGACGAAGTCGCCCCCGGGTTTCACGACTCGTGCAACTTCGGCGAAATGATCTGAAACGAGCGTCATCCCGGACTGATAGAGATAGGGAAAGGTGTCCACCGCAATTGCCGCATCGAACTTCGCGTTGTCATAAGGACCGAGATTCCGGCCATCGCCCTTTATCAGCCGCACATTCGAAAACGGCAGGCACCGTCGTTCCGCCGCCCCGATCATCTGCGCAGACACGTCGATACCGTAAACCTCGCGGACGCGCGGCGCCAGGGCGACTGCGAGGCGCCCGATTCCACACCCTATGTCGAGAATCACCCGGTCTGCCGCAATCACGCCCGCACTCTCGAGATACGACGTGATTTCCTGCGTTGCGCGCTCGAGCAGCTCGGGACTGCCGAGCGAATAGAGCGCAACACTGGCTTCTTCCGATTGCTGAACGGACCAGTCGAACAACCTTTCACAGAACGCAATTCCATCGTCGACAGAACGCGCTGGCGAAGGCGAGTCCATGTTGGATCGCAGCATTTCCACGATCCTGTCGCAACCTGATGCATTGTCGACAACGAGTTGCGTCAACTCATCCACTCTGTCCCGCAGAAGGCTGTCATTTGAACGTGAAAGATTCGCGGCACGAGCAGTAATGTTGTCGATTGCCGACTGCACGGCAGCCGCGTCTTCGGTTTCGATCAGCATTTGCATCACCGCTACCGCCGGTGACAATTCGCCTCCGAGGCAGCGCTCGAGAATCTCACGCATCGCCGGAGCTTCGATGCCACTTACGAGCCTCTTTACTGCTTCTGCCTCGACGCCGGCCCGCGCGGTCAGCCCAGCCAACCCAGCTCTCTCAGGCAGGCATAATCGTGATTCATCAGTCGCATGCCGATATCGTTCCGGTAGCGTGCATTCGGAACGACGACCTTATCAACGCGTCCATATGCCTGCGTTCTCGCATCTTCGACGGAGGCGCCGGTGCCGGTCACGACCATGATGTAGCCGACCATCCCGGCCGCGACCAGCTGGCCGTTGCTCATCGTCACTTCTCCGTAATGAACGGCATCGAGCTCCGCCGTGGCCAGCGGCTCACGGAAGCATATCGGCGTTCCCTTGCCCAGTTCAGCGTAGCCGTCGGAATATGGAAACGGCGGAACCGTGATGACCACGCCGACTGAATAGCCATCGGACGTTCTGATCTCAAGGGAGTCGCGCGCTACCAGAGAAGAATGTATGGTGTCCCATGTATCGTGGTGCAACGCATCGAGAATCGGAAATCCCGGGTATCCGAATCTGCAAGTGAACTCCAGCGGCCAGATGCCGTCGGCGTTTATAATAGTGTTCAGATTGATATAGCCGCAGTACCCGGACTCCCTCAGCGGTCGCGCCATTCTCGCCAGGCTGGCATCGAAAATTCGCTCTCCCCCGCGATATGTCACGACCGTTCCCATCTCGCCGGTCAATTCGCCGATATCGCCCGGAAAAAAACGCTTGTGTTCCCAGTCGAGATTGGGCGGCGACAGGAACTCCTCGCCATTGAAAAACGCTCCGACTCCCACTTCCACACCTGAAACGTGGTCCATCAGCACGAAATTCGGCGCCTCGTCGGGGGTCCAGTTATTCCGCGACGCCGTCAGCAGGGCCACCATATCGGTTCCATCATCGGTCTGGCCGACATAGGCCCGGGTTGATGCCCAACTCGATCCGTTGAGCTTGAATACATAGCGCCCGGGATTGCACCTCGTGAACGTGATTCCGTCATCGAAGCTCTCGAACGTTCGGCTGATCGCGGTCTGAAGGCCTGCACCTCTGAGCATCGACTGGCCATATTCGCGATCGGTCTCGAGCCGGTCGCCGAGTTCGCTGCCTCCGACGACGTTGTATCCCTCCCGGCGTAAACCGTCCTGGATTGCGCCGGATGATGCGGTCTCGAAAAGAATGATGCCGTCCGGACCAGCCGCCCTGATCCATCCCAGCTCGTTTTGCCAGTCAGCGGTGAATTCCAGCATTCCCTGCATGACATCCTGCGAGTTGACATCGGAGGCGTGTACCCTGACATCGTGACCGCCGGCCTGAAGACGCAGGTACATGTCACCCAGGTCGACCGTCTCGCCGACCCCCAGGAATCTCACCGGGAGGCTGTCGCCATGGACTCAATTGGACCATGCAGAAAAGCACGCAACCTCAGCTCGTCCCATCTGTCGAGGAGCGACGTGCGGATGGCAAACGGCGCCGAGGGTTTGACCAGCGCCGCAATGCCAGTGCGCGCGAACCGGGAGCACAGCGCCTCTACCGCCGCTGCTGCCGATCCGCCAGCATCTTCATTCGTCTTCTCGAGCGAGAATTCACCCGCCATCAGCAGGTAAACAAACCGCGCAGCACCATCCGGCGCGGCCACTGAAATAGTGTCATGATGATCGTTCAGATAGGCGGTCTGAAGCGTACGCAGATACCCGTGCACCGATCCGGAGTATTCACCATCCGCTATCGCCACGACAAACAGAGAATTCAACCTGTAACCGCAGCGCGCAGCTTCAGCGACGATCCGGGCCGGGTCCGAAAGGCTGCACCACGACAGCGCGAGTGCCCGCGGTTTCACACGGCGCACAATCCGCAGCGCACAAAGCAGGTGCGCGGTCCCGTCAGCTCCCGATCCAGCTTCCATTGCCAGCCGCTCCCCGGGAGGCTCCGGAATGTACGGCGGATTGCATACAATGAGATGCGGCCGGTCTGCAAGCAGCATCTCCGTCGTGCTGGTCGACCACAGGTCTGCACACTTGAAACGCGCCCGGTCGGAGAGCCCCAGGAACGATGCATTTTCAGTTGCGGTCGTCGCCGCCCCGGCGTCGATGTCCAATCCGAGCAATGCGCTGTTGCGCTCGACCCTGAGAAGGTGCAGCCCCACCAGTCCGCTGCCGGACGTAAGCTCGGCTATCCTCGTTCGCTCGGTGCCATTCCGTGAGGCTGGGCCACGCGACCTTGCGTGGGATAGGGCAGCCTCGGATGCACACTGGCACAGCAGCGTATCCTCAGGAGAGAAGAACGACGTGAACCGGAATGGAGGCCGGAATGCGCGCAGTCGGCCGGCTTCCGCAATCAGGGACGGAAGTTCACGGGACGGCGGAACGGGCCTGCCAAATCGATACGGCACGAGGGATCGTTTTCAGATAAAGAGGAGGCGCATGTCTTGCAAAGCTTCCGAGTGGATGTCGTCAAATGCAAACGGCGCACCGCTCCCAGGCGGACCGTCTTATTCTCCGGGTTAAACTCAATGCTGAAGTCGATTGAACTGCCCACGGTTCCGCTTCTCCTGCAGCCGGCAACCCCGGCCTCGGATTCAGCGGAAACTTTTGCGCAACGTTTGCAGGGCCTGCTCGGGGATCCCGATCTCGACGCACTGCTGGGCTTGAACCCGGGCCTCGAAGATGAGCTGGTTCTTACCGCCCGGCGGCTGGCTGCACTCGCGTATCCCGCCACGCAATCCACACGCCGCCATACCGATTCGTGGATCGATCATGGCGCTCGCGCCAGTCTGCACAGATCACTTCTGGTTCTCTATCAACAGCATATGCGTTTACCCGGTGATTCCGGTCTCGAAAACCAGTTTCATCCGTTGCCCTGCCGCTTGATCAGGGAGCTCGAGCAGCCATGGGAGCGCGACATGCTGCGGCGGGCGAATGCATCGCACAATCTTTCCGCCGATGCGTTGCCCTTGGAGCCGGGAGCATTTGCTGCGTGGTATCGTGCAGCGGCGTTCAGTCATCCACTGTACGAACACGACCTCTACGGCTTCGTCGCCAGCGATGCAACGCGCGCTCAGCTCAAGTGGTTCTTTGAAATGGAATGCGCCGGTGAAGCAGCGTTCGACGATCTGGTCGCGCTTGCACAGGTTGGAACCCGTGGCGAAATCAAAATGGAGATGGCCACGAATTACTGGGACGAGATGGGCAAGGGTCGCAGTCACGCTGTACACACCCACCTCTTCCATACTCTGATCGAGGGCCTGGACCTCATCCCGCCAGACGCGATGCAGCTCCCTTGGCAGGTGTTGTCGGGTGTGAACGTGATGCTCTGGAGCTGCATATCCCGCCGCAATGCCTTCCGCGCTCAGGGCACCCTCGGTGCAGTCGAGTTACTGGCACCGCAGCGCTGCACGCGTCTTGTGCATGGCGCAATCCGCCTGGGAATGAAAAAGAAAACGATGATTTACTATGGCGCTCACGCGATCATCGACATCGGCCATGCTGAAGGATGGCTCGCCCATGTGATCGAGCCGCAGGTTCGCGAGCACCCGGCAGCGCGGGTTGGTATAGCGGAGGGGTTGATTCTGCGAGCGGATACGAGCCTCGACTACTTCGATTATTGCCTGGCGCGCGCCAGAGCAATTGCGGCCTGAGCCGAATTACTGCTGAAGAAAAAAATTACGGGGTAGCGGCACCCACGATCACCATCGCCCCTGTAGGAGCAGGTACACCCCCGGCCGGCTCGTCGGTAATAGCGACCGCGCGCAGCGCGTTACGATCGAGCGCGTATTTGGCACGCAGAACAGTCCGTCCCCGAGCATCAGGTTCGAAGGTGCCCGCAGAAATCTTTGCGCTGTCGGTGACGAGCCATACCTGGTACGTGCGGCCGGGCTTCAGAGACGGAAGACCGGATGCTATCATCGTCCAATCGTCCGACGCGCGGTTCCAGAACATCTGCGCCTGCGGCTGCCGGGCTGATTCGCTGGCCAGCGAAACAACCTTCACGTCCGAGCCGGTCATCGCCGCCACCAGCGCATTCGACTCGGCCAGCGATGCCGCAAGGCTGTCCGCGCGCGTGGCATCGCCGCCGCGGGCCGCGAGCTGATCGCGCATCGCATTGCGATCAGCGGTCACCCGGAACAATTGCGCGCTTGCCGCCGCCAGCAGCAGTGTTGCGGCAATCGCGAGCCAGTTCGTGCGGGATGCCGGACCCCGCTCGTTACCGGGTTGCCGGATCGGCCGCACAGGTTGCTGCATGCGGGCTTCCGGCGCAGCTGCTTGCGACGACGTCGGCGATACCCTGTGACCCTGACCCGCCAGACTCGCGACTCCGTGTAAAAGATCGGGCTTGCGGCCCGATGCGGCCCGTGCTTTTCGCTCACTTCCGGCGCGCACGATGAGACGGGAACGAACCCCTGCACTCCGGCCGGGACTCATTTCACTATGAGGCACCAGCTGCCCGAGCAGCGCCATGGTCGCTTCCATCGAAGCCAGCTCGGGCCCGCATTCCGGGCACACCGACGCATGCGCGCGAACGGCATCGGCGATCTCGACTTGTCCAGCATCGAGCGCGACGGCGGCCAGCTCGGAGTACGCCTCCTCGTGGCTGAGTTCTGTCACTCCGTTCTCCCGCGGTGCATTGATAGCGGCTCCCTGAGCTTCTGCATTCCAAGACGCATTCGCGTTTTTACCGTTCCCAGCGGCTGGCCAGTGACGTCGGCAATCTCCGTCTGACTCAAACCGTTGAAGTATCCCAGCTCCAGCACCTCGCGCTGCTCGACGGGCAATTCCCGTAAAGCCGCTGCGACGTGTACGCGGAGCTCCGACCCCTCCGCATGCTGTGATGGGTCCTGCCCGGGCGACGCCATGTCCGCAAGAATGCGGTCGCGCCCGATCGGATCTTCCCTTTGTCTGCGCTTCGCTCGAATCCGGTCGAGCGCCTTTCGGCGACCAATGGTCAGAAGCCAGGTAGAAACCGCGCCCTTCGAAGGCTCGTAGGAAGAAGCCTTTCGCCAGGCCTGCCAGAAGGTCTCCTCCACTACATCCTCCGCCTCATCGGAATCATTCAACAGATGCACGACGAGCGAGTAGAGCGAACGCGACCAACGGTCGTAAAGCGCACCGAGAGCAGTTTCATCCGAATCGCACATGCGTCTGATCAGCGCCACATCATCGGCGTTTGATCTCATCTCACGTGGATACGACAGTTCGGGCTCTGGCGGATTCATTGAGCTCGAATCTACCATGCGGCGAATTGCGACGCCAAACGCCTGCCCCCGTAAATGTCGCTCCTGAAAATCGATTGCCTTTCGCGCAAATCGGTGCGCCATCCACCAAACGAGGGGAATGGCGCACCCGCCATTCGCGGTCGTCGATCAATACTTGGCGAGGTAATTATCAAGCTCCCACTGCGATACCTGCGTGATGTATTCCTCCCACTCCATTCTCTTGGCGGCGAGGAAGTTGCTCGTGATGTGCTCGCCTAAAGCTCCCTTTATCACGCTGTTTTTTTCCAGCTCGTTGCACGCTTCCTCGAGATTGTGCGGAAGGTCATCGATCTTCAACCGGCGTTTCTCGCGGTGCGACATTTCCCAGATGTTCGTGTTGACGGGCTCCCGCGCATCGGCTTTCGTTTCGACGCCATCCAGGCCCGCTGCGAGTTGAACCGCAAGTGCGAGGTACGGGTTTGCCGCTGGATCGGGAATGCGCAGCTCGACACGGGTGCCCAGCCCCCGTCGGTCGGGAATGCGGATCATCGGAGTACGATTGCGCATCGACCACGCGACATTCACCGGTGCTTCGTACCCGGGCACGAGCCGCTTATAGGAGTTCACAAGTGGGTTGGTGATTGCGCAAAACCCACGGGCGTGCTGCAGGAGGCCGCCGATGTAATTGAGCGCGGTCGCCGAAAGTTCCCACTGAGCGTCCTTGTCCCAGAACGCGTTGGTTTTTCCCTTGAAAAGCGACTGGTGAGTGTGCATGCCGCTTCCATTCTGACCGAAAATCGGCTTCGGCATGAACGACGCTGCCAGTCCGAACTGCTGTGCAACATGACGCACTATGAATCTGAACGTCGCAATGTTGTCGGCCGTCTTCAGCGCATCCGCGTAACGAAAGTCGATCTCGTGCTGCCCATGCGCCACCTCGTGATGCGCCGCTTCGACCTCGAACCCCATCTGCTCGAGCACGTCGACGATCGCCCTGCGCGCGTCTTCGCCGAGGTCGACTGGCGCCAGGTCGAAGTACGCACCAACATCGTGCGTAGTCGTGGTTGCCTCGCCGTCGGGGCCTTTCTTGAACATGAAGAACTCCGCCTCCATGCCCGCATTCATCGTCGAGAATCCCATATCACGCGCACGGTCGAGCTGGCGCCGAAGAACCCGCCGGGGATCGCCGGCAAATGGCTCACCGTCGGGGGTGTTGATGTCGCATATCAGGCGGGCCACACGGTTTTCCGGGTCCCCCCAGGGAAACACCTGGAACGTGCTCATGTCCGGAGCCAGGAGCATGTCCGACTCCTCGATGCGCACGAATCCTTCGATAGAGGAGCCATCGAACATCATGTCGCCATCCAGTGCCTTTCCAAACTGCGACCGCGGTATTTCCACATTCTTGTTGACGCCAAGAATGTCGGTAAACTGCAATCGCAGGAATCGGACGTTGCACTTTGCAGCCAGATCGAGAATCTCCTTCTTGCTGGCACCAGTGGTATCCGGCGGCATCCTACGGGGTTTTGTCGGCACGGCTGTCTCGGGTTGAGGAAACGCGGCAATTCAGGCACAGTCAAACTACCGACCAGACACGCACAACGTCAAGGAAAATGTACCGTTTATGCATGATACGACGCCTTTTAGCCACTTGCTGCTCCGCTAGTTCGATGGTTTGACAATAATTTTGTGCTATATCTGCAATCTTTCTGCACCTATGGCTCTCTGGCCTCGTCCACTGGATTCAGTCTGCATTCATCTGATGCGAGACGTGGCAAACCGCGCGCGACGTGCCTTGGGTAGGTTGTAGCGCATGACGACCCCGACAACTCCTGAAGCCGTCTGCCCAGCATGTTCAGCGCCGGGCGCGGGACGCTTCTGCGCCAACTGCGGATCACTGCGTGAAGGAGCAACCTGCGCCGGTTGTGAGACGCCCCTCACTCCCGGGTCAAAATTCTGTCACCGCTGTGGCCGCGCCGCCGGTACGGCCCCCCCTGTAGCTGCGACTCCTGCTCGCCCGGGTGCTGCAACGAGTGGCGGGATCAGCACGTCGCTACCGTGGATCGTCGCCGCCATCGCCCTCGTGGTGTTGCTCGCTTTCCTTGGTGGAAACAGGTTCAATGCAGCGAGGGGCAGCAGTCTCGATGCGCCAGTAAACGCACTGCCTCAGGCAGGACTCGATGACCGCGGCGCTGCCACGCCAGGCGCACCAGGCGAAGCGGCGATTCGCGGACCCGACATCTCCAGTCTGTCTCCGCAGGAACGCGCCGACCGGCTCTTCAACCGCGTAATGACCCTCAATAGTCAGGGCAAGACCGATAGCGTACAGTTTTTTGCTCCCATGGCAATCGAAGCCTATCGGCTGCTGTCGCCACTGGATGCCGATCAGCGATATGATATGGGGCAGATCGCCGAAGTAGCAGGAGCGTTGCCGCTCGCAAGCGCCCAGGCGGATACCATCCTCCAGAAAAACCCAACGCACCTCCTCGGCCTCATCCTCAGTGCGCGCCTGGCGGCATTGAAAAACGATACCGCCGCACGAAGGTCGTACGAAGCGCGGCTTCTTGCTGCCTTCACCTCCGAGTCCGCGAAGCGGTTGCCGGAGTATCTGCGACATGACAACGATATTACCAGCGCCATGGCCATCGCTCGTCGCACCGCCGGCGCACGGAATGACTGAGCCATACGCAGGAACGACCATTCATCTTGCCCATAGTCCCGATTCTGACGATGCGTTCATGTTCTATGCGCTAGCCGCTGGAAAAATCGATACCGGCGGCATCGAGTACGTCCATGAGCTCCAGGACATCGAGACGTTGAACCAGCGTGCACTACGGGCTGAGCTCGAGGTGACCGCGGTATCCATTCACGCATATGCGTATCTATCCGACGCGTACGCATTGTTGCCGCATGGTGCATCGATGGGCGATCGCTATGGCCCCCGCCTGGTCAGCAGGTCGCCCATGACGAAGGTTCAGATCAGGGGAACCCGGATTGCTGTCCCCGGGCCGCTCACGAGCGCGTATCTCGCGCTCCGGCTCTACGAGCCTGAATTCGATGCGGTGTTCATGGCGTTCGACGCCATCGACGATGCCGTCCTGCGCGGCGATGTCGATGCGGGTCTGCTCATCCACGAAGGTCAGTTGACGTATGCCGCACAAGGTCTTCACCTCGTTGCCGATATGGGCGAGTGGTGGTACGCCGAGACCGGGTTACCTCTCCCACTTGGGGGCAATGTCATCCGCAAGGATCTGAGCGGTGATCTCAAGCGTGCTGTTTCCGGCCACCTGCGTGACAGCATCGCGTATGGCCTTGACCATCGAGCAAGTGCGCTCGATCATGCGATGCAATATGCGCGCGGCCTCGACCGGTCTGATGCAGATACTTTCGTCGGCATGTATGTGAATGACTGGACACTCGATTACGGCGACCGCGGGCGTGAGGCCGTCAGATTGCTTCTGGAGCGCGGGGTGGCGGCAGGTATCATCACGCGGCCGGTGAGTGTCGAATTCGTGGAAGATGGCTCATGGGCTTGACGTGGTTGCCCTGTTGACGTATTCGGTGTGAATGATGGA
This sequence is a window from Gemmatimonadaceae bacterium. Protein-coding genes within it:
- a CDS encoding phosphoribosylglycinamide synthetase C domain-containing protein, with the translated sequence MRFLGVGETVDLGDMYLRLQAGGHDVRVHASDVNSQDVMQGMLEFTADWQNELGWIRAAGPDGIILFETASSGAIQDGLRREGYNVVGGSELGDRLETDREYGQSMLRGAGLQTAISRTFESFDDGITFTRCNPGRYVFKLNGSSWASTRAYVGQTDDGTDMVALLTASRNNWTPDEAPNFVLMDHVSGVEVGVGAFFNGEEFLSPPNLDWEHKRFFPGDIGELTGEMGTVVTYRGGERIFDASLARMARPLRESGYCGYINLNTIINADGIWPLEFTCRFGYPGFPILDALHHDTWDTIHSSLVARDSLEIRTSDGYSVGVVITVPPFPYSDGYAELGKGTPICFREPLATAELDAVHYGEVTMSNGQLVAAGMVGYIMVVTGTGASVEDARTQAYGRVDKVVVPNARYRNDIGMRLMNHDYACLRELGWLG
- the glnA gene encoding type I glutamate--ammonia ligase, with product MPPDTTGASKKEILDLAAKCNVRFLRLQFTDILGVNKNVEIPRSQFGKALDGDMMFDGSSIEGFVRIEESDMLLAPDMSTFQVFPWGDPENRVARLICDINTPDGEPFAGDPRRVLRRQLDRARDMGFSTMNAGMEAEFFMFKKGPDGEATTTTHDVGAYFDLAPVDLGEDARRAIVDVLEQMGFEVEAAHHEVAHGQHEIDFRYADALKTADNIATFRFIVRHVAQQFGLAASFMPKPIFGQNGSGMHTHQSLFKGKTNAFWDKDAQWELSATALNYIGGLLQHARGFCAITNPLVNSYKRLVPGYEAPVNVAWSMRNRTPMIRIPDRRGLGTRVELRIPDPAANPYLALAVQLAAGLDGVETKADAREPVNTNIWEMSHREKRRLKIDDLPHNLEEACNELEKNSVIKGALGEHITSNFLAAKRMEWEEYITQVSQWELDNYLAKY
- a CDS encoding phosphatase PAP2 family protein; amino-acid sequence: MRWDPLFQLLRRTVVRAGSTIGGLGVFLVAGIIIAAIGTILFGKLAQTVMEGSTQAFDEALLRWLGRQHTPLMDSLMLEVTALGTGIVVMTIVGIAALFLSLTRHRYSALLLLVATAGGLFLNTALKFFFERPRPQVFEWGTHAATSSFPSGHAMSAAIVYSTVAYLAARLHKRVWARWITLMIAAVIIILICASRMYLGVHYPSDVLAGATIGLAWAGFCMATLEAIQRYSQRGAPEIQADEQPAPEPGALTEKA
- a CDS encoding APC family permease; protein product: MRDMVAGKSPVHTFRPHMTIPLRRSLTTLTLVFVMFFNVSGGAFTTESLIVSAGPGLGLLILILIPLLWSLPETLIVGELASMLPEEGGYYRWVYRAFGPFWAFQNGWWTWMYSLVDMAIYPVLFNQYLAFLVPGIDATVQWVISLAVIWTATAINLRGAGKVGSVSVVTGLFVLLTFLALAIAAVPRMTHVPWEPFSSAGVGGLGGIGVGLSIALWNYIGWDNASTLQGEVKDASRSYPKALAITLPLVMLAYLVPLTAALGASDWTQWREGGWPDIARMSAGVFGEPLAICLAIAGMLSAMSLFNALLLAYSRIPFAMARDGMLPAMLSHSDSRGTPRNAILVSAVCYSAFALLSFAHLVVADVLLYSMALFLEFGALIALRTKEPRLRGAFRIPLGTGGVIVLASLPVMVLLLVTGIELTDGEYGAPAIAGALGAAALGPLVYRVTSGRRTRVR
- a CDS encoding sigma-70 family RNA polymerase sigma factor, which codes for MAHRFARKAIDFQERHLRGQAFGVAIRRMVDSSSMNPPEPELSYPREMRSNADDVALIRRMCDSDETALGALYDRWSRSLYSLVVHLLNDSDEAEDVVEETFWQAWRKASSYEPSKGAVSTWLLTIGRRKALDRIRAKRRQREDPIGRDRILADMASPGQDPSQHAEGSELRVHVAAALRELPVEQREVLELGYFNGLSQTEIADVTGQPLGTVKTRMRLGMQKLREPLSMHRGRTE
- a CDS encoding anti-sigma factor, whose amino-acid sequence is MTELSHEEAYSELAAVALDAGQVEIADAVRAHASVCPECGPELASMEATMALLGQLVPHSEMSPGRSAGVRSRLIVRAGSERKARAASGRKPDLLHGVASLAGQGHRVSPTSSQAAAPEARMQQPVRPIRQPGNERGPASRTNWLAIAATLLLAAASAQLFRVTADRNAMRDQLAARGGDATRADSLAASLAESNALVAAMTGSDVKVVSLASESARQPQAQMFWNRASDDWTMIASGLPSLKPGRTYQVWLVTDSAKISAGTFEPDARGRTVLRAKYALDRNALRAVAITDEPAGGVPAPTGAMVIVGAATP
- a CDS encoding methyltransferase domain-containing protein, encoding MAGLTARAGVEAEAVKRLVSGIEAPAMREILERCLGGELSPAVAVMQMLIETEDAAAVQSAIDNITARAANLSRSNDSLLRDRVDELTQLVVDNASGCDRIVEMLRSNMDSPSPARSVDDGIAFCERLFDWSVQQSEEASVALYSLGSPELLERATQEITSYLESAGVIAADRVILDIGCGIGRLAVALAPRVREVYGIDVSAQMIGAAERRCLPFSNVRLIKGDGRNLGPYDNAKFDAAIAVDTFPYLYQSGMTLVSDHFAEVARVVKPGGDFVILNFSYRGLDDADRSDVNRLASENGFSVICGGERPFMMWNGLAFRLRRLG
- a CDS encoding MqnA/MqnD/SBP family protein, which translates into the protein MTEPYAGTTIHLAHSPDSDDAFMFYALAAGKIDTGGIEYVHELQDIETLNQRALRAELEVTAVSIHAYAYLSDAYALLPHGASMGDRYGPRLVSRSPMTKVQIRGTRIAVPGPLTSAYLALRLYEPEFDAVFMAFDAIDDAVLRGDVDAGLLIHEGQLTYAAQGLHLVADMGEWWYAETGLPLPLGGNVIRKDLSGDLKRAVSGHLRDSIAYGLDHRASALDHAMQYARGLDRSDADTFVGMYVNDWTLDYGDRGREAVRLLLERGVAAGIITRPVSVEFVEDGSWA
- a CDS encoding iron-containing redox enzyme family protein; the protein is MLKSIELPTVPLLLQPATPASDSAETFAQRLQGLLGDPDLDALLGLNPGLEDELVLTARRLAALAYPATQSTRRHTDSWIDHGARASLHRSLLVLYQQHMRLPGDSGLENQFHPLPCRLIRELEQPWERDMLRRANASHNLSADALPLEPGAFAAWYRAAAFSHPLYEHDLYGFVASDATRAQLKWFFEMECAGEAAFDDLVALAQVGTRGEIKMEMATNYWDEMGKGRSHAVHTHLFHTLIEGLDLIPPDAMQLPWQVLSGVNVMLWSCISRRNAFRAQGTLGAVELLAPQRCTRLVHGAIRLGMKKKTMIYYGAHAIIDIGHAEGWLAHVIEPQVREHPAARVGIAEGLILRADTSLDYFDYCLARARAIAA
- a CDS encoding methyltransferase — translated: MPYRFGRPVPPSRELPSLIAEAGRLRAFRPPFRFTSFFSPEDTLLCQCASEAALSHARSRGPASRNGTERTRIAELTSGSGLVGLHLLRVERNSALLGLDIDAGAATTATENASFLGLSDRARFKCADLWSTSTTEMLLADRPHLIVCNPPYIPEPPGERLAMEAGSGADGTAHLLCALRIVRRVKPRALALSWCSLSDPARIVAEAARCGYRLNSLFVVAIADGEYSGSVHGYLRTLQTAYLNDHHDTISVAAPDGAARFVYLLMAGEFSLEKTNEDAGGSAAAAVEALCSRFARTGIAALVKPSAPFAIRTSLLDRWDELRLRAFLHGPIESMATASR